The DNA segment AGATGATTGAAGAAAATACAGGAGAAATTATAGTAGGTGAGAACAAAAACGGCGAGAAGATAATATATGCCGAGTTATTTCCTGGTGCTGATGGTTCTGGAAAGTTAGTTACAGAGGTAAGGAAAAAAGCCACTGAGAATAAAGGTGATTGCGACTATATTATAATTGATGGCACACCTGGAATAGGATGTCCTGTTTTATCTTCTGCAACAGGCGCAGATGTTGCTCTTATTGTTACTGAGCCAACTGTTTCAGGATTTGAAGACATGAAAAGAGTGCTTGAAGCAATTGAGAGTTTTAAAATAACATCACTTGTTTGCATAAACAAGTGGGATATTAATAAAGATATTTCTAATAGAATAGAGAAATATTGTCAGGAAAACAATGTAGAGGTTGTAGGAAAGATAGATTTTGATGAAACAGTAATTAAAGCTTTGAAAAATTTTCAAAGCATTAGTAAGTATCCTGACAGCGCTGCATACAGACAGATTTTAAATATGTGGGAGAAAGTAAAAAAATATTTAGAGGAAAGGATGGATGCTTAAATGAAGATAGCTGTTGCTACAGATGGAAGAAGTGTTTCAATGCATTTTGGGCATTGTGAGGGATTTACAATTTTTAATGTGGAGGAAGATAAGATAATAAGTGCTAATTTTATTGAAAACCCAGGACATAGACCAGGGTATTTGCCTGAATTTTTGAAAGACAAAGGCGTTGAATGTATTATTTCTGGTGGAATGGGCTCAAGTGCAATAGATTTATTTAATTCTTACGGCATTGATGTCATTACAGGTGCATCTGGCGATGTTGAAGATGTGGTAAAGAGATATATTGATGGAACTTTGATATCTACAGATAGTGCATGTGAAAAACATGAACATGAAGGACACTGTGAAGACTAAAAGTAAAAGGACTGTCTATTGTTTTGTAGATAGTCCTAATTTTATGAGAAAGAGGTGCTTAAATGGAGTTACAAGTATTAATTGAAAATGTAGTCTATAAAAAAGGTTTCTTAGCTGAACATGGCTTATCATTGCTTGTAAAGAAAGAAGACAAGGCAGTTTTAGTTGATACTGGGCAAAGCGGTAACTTTATTATAAATTCCGGATTGATGGGGATAAATTTAAAGAACATAAACAAAGTAATACTAACACATGGTCATTATGACCACATTGGAGGACTTAAAGATCTAATGGATGAAAATAAAGATGCACGCATATATGCAAGCCATAAAATACTTAATAGAAAATATGCTTTACGTAAAAATGGGGCAATTGATGAAATAGGTTTTGATTTGTCCGTATATGAAAAGAACAAAGAAAATTTTGTGCTAATTCATGAAGACACAGAAGTGGAAAAAGATTTTTTTATAGTCACTAATATTGATGAGAAATATAATAATGATTTTACGACTAAAAATTTTTTAGTGGAAAAAGACAATGTGAAAATAAAAGATAATTTTTTGGATGAAATATTTGTTGTTGTTAAAGAGGGAGACTGCATAAATATAATTACAGGATGTTCGCATTTAGGCATTTTGAATATCCTGCACACTGCTGAAAGTAGATTTAAAGGTTATAGAATAAAATCACTTATTGGAGGATTTCACTTAAAAGGAATGACTGAAGAAAATATTGTGAATATTTCAGAGATGATGAAAGGTTATGATATACAGTATATTTATACAGGTCACTGTACAGGTATAGATGAGTACGGGATTATGAAACGAATTTTAGGAGACAGAGTATCTTATTTGACTACCAGTTCGTCTATAATTCTGTAAAAATATAAAAATAATATGGCCGCGGGGAATTTTTTGCGGCCATATTATATGAATCAGAAAATTTTATAGCATCAATCAGAAATTCACTTAATTGCTTCCTGATTGAAAATGCATATTTTTACCGAAGCCTGTACCATGTCCTTTGCCGTATCCATTACCTGACATTCCATTTCTTCCAAAGCCTATTCCAAGTCCTGCACCACCATTGCCAGTGCCATCACATGCATTTATTCTTTCCTTAATTAATGATTTTAGCTCTGCAGCTCTTTCTTCTGTTATTACACCATTTTTAACCATTTGGTCTATATAGTCGGTTTTTTGTTTTAATAAGGCATTTTTGAAATCCTCTAATTTTACGCCATTTTCAACTGCTATTTGTTCCAGTGTCTTACCGGAATTTAGAAGTTTCAATGTTTCATCTGTAGACTTTCCTAAAAGATTAGCCATAAAATCTACCATTTGAGCTCTGCCATACCTTGGTGCAGTATATGATGTGTTTGCTTGAGGCGAATTGTTATTTGCTGTCGCTGCATATGCAGCAATGCCTGTTAAAAGTAAACCTCCTACCATTATTGATGCTACTAATTTTTTGATGTTCATAAAAACATCTCCTTTCAAAATTTATTTATTTATCTTACACTTTTATTCTACCCATTATATTTGATACATCTTTAATGAAATTGTGATGTTTTTGTGAAGGTTTTTTAATAATATTGTAAAAGGCTTTTAAGATATGTAAACTAAAGTTGGAGGTGTTTTATGATGGCAAAGGTATTGGTCATTGAAGACGAGGAAGGAATGAGGGATATTTTAAAAACTTACTTAGAGAAAAATAATTTTGATGCTTTATTTGCTGAAGATGGCAGTACAGGAATAAATATGTTTAAAAATAACCTATTTGATATAGTTTTGTTGGATGTGATGTTGCCAGACATGAGCGGTTGGAATGTTTTAAGGACAATAAGAGAATCATCTAAAATACCTGTAATGATGATAACTGCCCGCAGCGAAGAATACGACAGGCTTTTAGGATTTGAACTTGGTGCTGATGATTATGTAGTCAAACCATTTAGCCCTAGAGAAGTCATGGCAAGGATAAAAGCTATTTTATCGAGATCTAAATGGACTGAATCGGATAATCTAATATCTTTTTCAGGTATTACTATTGACACTGATTCAAGAGTTGTTAAAGTCGATGGGAAGAAAATAGATCTTACTCCAAAAGAATTTGATCTTTTAAATTTGCTTGCACAAAACATTGGTAAAGCATTAAGCCGTGAGAAATGCCTTAATGTTGTTTGGGGATATGAATTTTTTGGTGATTTAAGGACAGTCGATACACATATAAAGCAGTTGAGAGAAAAACTTGGCGATAAAAGGGATATCATAAAAACAGTATGGGGTTATGGATATAAATTAGGTGGTGATTAAAGTGAGAGGCATAAGAAAAAAACTTTTTATTACTTATCTGATTATAACGGGAATAATTTTTTTGTTGTTTTATTTGTCTCAAGTTGTCTTTATAGGTAAGATATACACTTATTATAAAATAAATCAGCTAAAAAGCTACAGCTTAAAAATAGCTAATGCATTAGCTACAAACGATTATAAAACTGCTAATGAGCTTATGGAAGAATCCAATGCAAAAGTAATTGCAGTGACTGATACAGGCGACTTGGTTTTTGGAACACATGGAAACGGGCAAGGCTACGGAATAGGATTGCCTAAAACTTACCTAAACACTAATGAAAGATTAAGTGTGATAGAATTTACGCATCCGTCAATCGGTGTAAAATCTCTGGCGGTTATAAGATCATTTTCGTACAACAAGCAAAATGCAAAACTGGTATTGACTATTCCTTTATCGACTATTACTGATACTACCGTGATATTTAAAAGTGAATTTTTTTTGATGCTACTAATATGCATTGTTGTAATAATCATTATGTCAGTTATCATGTCAAAAAGGCTGACAAAGCCAATTGATGATTTAAAATATGCGGCGCAAAACATAGCGTCGGGAAACCTTGATGTGAAATTAGATGTAAAGACAAATGACGAATTAGAAGATCTTGCAATGTCGATGAATAGTATGGCAAAAAACCTCAGTACAGCAGAGAAATTTAAAAAAGATTTAATAGCAAATATTACACACGACCTTAAGACGCCTTTAGGACTTATAAAAGGATACTGTGAAATGTTATTAGATTTTTATGGTGATGATAAAGAAAAAAGGAATAGATATTTAAATGCTGCATTAAATGAAGTCGATCGAATGTCAAAAATGATAGACGATGTTTTATCATTATCAAAGCTTCAATCAGGTTTAGTTAAATTAAAAATAACGTCTTTTAATTTAAAAAATTTAGTTGATGATGTAATTTTAAGCTTTGAACCATTGTTACATGGTAAAAATATAAATATTGTCACGGAGAATCTTGATGTTATTGTAAATGGAGATGTTGAACTAATTAGAAGAGTTCTGATGAATCTCTTAAGCAATTCGATAAAAAGCATTGATGAAGCAGGTTTAATTACTATTTCTTCGATATTAGAAGATGATCATGCAAAAGTCATTGTATCAGACACGGGTAAAGGAATAGAGAGAGAAAAGCTGCAAGATGTTTTTAAAAAATTTTACAAAGGTGATAATAAAGGTACAGGGTTGGGACTTGCGATAGTAAGAGAAATATTGGATTTGCATGGCAGTAAATATCATATAGAAAGCGAGATGAATAAAGGAACTTCATTTTATTTTACTTTAGAGAAAGAAAATACATGAAATTCAATCATATACTAACCCCCTATACAATGGGATAGGTATATGGTATAATATTAAATGAATACAGTATACAAGGAGTGATTTTATGGATTCTATATTTTCTTGTGCAGTATGTTCTAACAAACCATGCGCAAAAGGTGATGAAAATTTCCCAAAGAATTGTCCTACAGTTATGGAAAAAGATATTATTAATGAATCGATTGAAAAATATAACAACGATGATGATGTGAATAAGATTATGAAAATAGCCAATACACTTCCTGTGGCTGAAAATGGCGAATTAAGGAGCAGAGCAGATGAAATAATCAATTTAATTGTGCAAATGGGTATAAAGAAGGTTGGCGTTGCTTTTTGCTATTCACTTGAAAAAGAAGCAAAGAAATTTGTAAAGATGCTTGATAAATACGACATTACAGTTGTACCAGTGTGTTGCAAGGTAGGTTCAGTAGATGTAAAAGAAATTGGAATAGAGAAAAAGAGGGACAAATTCATTGCAACATGCAATCCAATCACACAAGCTGAAATAATGAATAAAGAAAATACAGAACTGAATGTGGTTGTTGGACTTTGTGTTGGACACGATATATTATTTAACAAAAATTCTAAAGCATATGTGACGACCTTAGTCGCTAAGGACAGGAAGTACGGTCATTGTCCTGTGAAGGCATTTGAAGAATAGGAGAGGAGCTATCCATGATATAAGGATAGCTTTTTTTATTTTTCACTATAAATATTTGCAAAATTGCTTTAAGTTAATTTAAAATTATATTAACAACTTTCAATGTGATTTTTATCATTTCATGCAGAACATAGAAGATTTTAGGAGGAGTCAATTGAACATGACAAATTCAAAAAAGAAAATTGTTGTATCAAATATTGTGTTGATTGGCATGGTAAGTTTACTTATTGATATGAGTACAGAAATGGTGTATCCGATAGTACCACTTTTCCTGACTGCAACATTTGGGGCTTCACCAGCAATTGTAGGAATTATTGAGGGTATTGCTGAAAGCATAGCATCGATTTTAAAAGTTTTTAGCGGTTACATAGGTGATAAATATAAAAATAAGAAAGTGCTGACCTTTATTGGATATTCAGCTTCAGCTATTTATAAAATACTTCTCCTTTTAGCAGGATCGTGGATAGGTGTCTTGATAGCGCGAATCATAGATCGCACAGGAAAAGGCATCCGCACTGCACCGCGAGACGCTCTTATTGCGCAGTCCAGTGAAAAGGATAAGCTTGGCGGATCTTATGGACTGCACAAAATGCTTGATATGGCTGGATCATCTGTAGGAGCTTTTATTGCTTTTGTTGTTGTAGCTATTGGGTTTAAGTACAGAGTTGCATTTATGCTGTCTATTATACCAGCTATTCTTGGGATTTTAATTATTCCTTTTATAAAAGAGGATAAAGTTAAGAAACCAAAAAGTGAAAAATTTACGTTCAAAAATTTAAATTTAAGCTTAAAGTTAAAGCTCTATTTGGCTGTTATATTCATTTTCAACCTTGGGAATTCATCAAATACTTTTTTGCTTTTAAAAGCACAGAACTTGGGTTTTTCTTTACCATACGTCATGCTTCTTTATCTCGCATTTAATGTTTCTACGTCATTACTTGCCATTCCCTCTGGAAAGTTGTCAGATAAGTTTGGCAGGAGATTGATTTTGGTTTCTGGTTATGCCATTTATGGACTTGTTTATTTGGGGTTTGCAGTGTTTGATTCAAAAATCATGATTTTCCTTTTATTTATGCTTTATGGAGCTTATACAGCGTTTATAAGCGGTGCTGAACGGGCATTCGTAGCAGAAGCTTCTCCTGATAAGTATAAAGGTACAGTATTAGGTATCTACGGTATGGTTCAAGGTATAGGGTTATTGTTGGCATCTATTATAGCCGGAGCTATGTGGGTTCGCATAAGTCCTTATGCACCATTTTGGTTTGCTGGAACTCTTGGACTTGGATCTGCAGCTTTGATTGCCATTATACTAAGTGTAAGTCGATTTCATGAAGATAAAGAATCAGGCATATAAGAAATAGCATTTTTCGAAATTTACGTTATGGTATGTGAGACAAATTTATTGTATTTAATAATAATTATGCGAGGAGGATGCATTTGTGCGAAATGAAAAAGATAAAGTTTATTGATGTAGGTTTTAAGGATCATGATGATGTAATACTGAAAGATATATCAATGGAAATTTCTTTAGGCTATATATATACAATAATAGGGCCATCTGGTGCTGGTAAATCTACTTTTATAAAATTAATAAATAGACTTATTGACCCAACTGAAGGGAAAATATTGATAGACGATAAAAACATAAAGGATTATGACATAATTAAGCTTAGGCGCAGGATAGGAATGGTTTTTCAGCAGCCATATCTTTTTGAAGGAACTGTTGAAGACAATATAAAATATGGATCTATGATAAGAGGGCAAAAAGATACTGATCTTGACTACTATTTAAGTATGGTTGGACTAGACAAAAGTTATAGTTCAAGAAAAGTTGATGACTTATCTGGCGGTGAAGCACAGAGAATTTCAATAGCAAGGTCACTTGCAAATGAACCTACAGTATTACTATTGGATGAGCCAACGTCAGCCCTTGATCCAGCATCTACACAAGTGATTGAGGATCTTGTCATGGAGTTAAAAAACAAATTAAATCTTACAATTATATGGATTACACATAATATGGAACAAGCGAAGCGTGTTGGAGATTTTACCATTTTCATTAATAATGGCAGACTGATTGAATATGGAAATACGAAGGCTTTTTTCTCAAATCCTAAAAATGATTTAACAAGGCTTTTTATTAATGGAAAATTGACAAAGGAGGGAATTGAATGAACGTTTTGTCGCTTGTAATGTCATCAAGTCTCGTGTTAATATCAATTTTTATTTCGTATTATCAAAAACTTGGCGTTGAAAAAGAAATTATTATCGGCTCTATAAGAGCAATTGTACAACTGGCGATTGTTGGATATATTCTTCATTATATTTTTAGAGCAAATAGTATATTGTTTACACTTGCAATGGTTATTTTAATGATTATTGTGGCAGGAAATAATGCTGCAAAAAGAGGAAGTGGAATTCCGCATGTGTTTTATTTTATAACCATATCTATTGCATTTGGTGCTGCTATAACACTCACAGCACTCATATTATTTGGCAGTATCCATTTTAGGCCGCAGGAAGTGATTCCTGTATCTGGGATGATAATAGGAAATGCAATGGTTTCATCAGGATTGACAGTGTCAAGGCTTAAAGATGAGGTAAAAAGTAGAAGACATGAAATTGA comes from the Thermoanaerobacterium aotearoense genome and includes:
- a CDS encoding ATP-binding protein, with translation MKQLVILSGKGGTGKTTVATALSEIVENKVMADCDVEAPNLNIIFNGEIQKVDNFFGKEVALIDDDRCIKCGLCEKLCRFDAISEYKVNPYYCEGCGLCSYKCPSGAIKMIEENTGEIIVGENKNGEKIIYAELFPGADGSGKLVTEVRKKATENKGDCDYIIIDGTPGIGCPVLSSATGADVALIVTEPTVSGFEDMKRVLEAIESFKITSLVCINKWDINKDISNRIEKYCQENNVEVVGKIDFDETVIKALKNFQSISKYPDSAAYRQILNMWEKVKKYLEERMDA
- a CDS encoding NifB/NifX family molybdenum-iron cluster-binding protein, with protein sequence MKIAVATDGRSVSMHFGHCEGFTIFNVEEDKIISANFIENPGHRPGYLPEFLKDKGVECIISGGMGSSAIDLFNSYGIDVITGASGDVEDVVKRYIDGTLISTDSACEKHEHEGHCED
- a CDS encoding MBL fold metallo-hydrolase, with protein sequence MELQVLIENVVYKKGFLAEHGLSLLVKKEDKAVLVDTGQSGNFIINSGLMGINLKNINKVILTHGHYDHIGGLKDLMDENKDARIYASHKILNRKYALRKNGAIDEIGFDLSVYEKNKENFVLIHEDTEVEKDFFIVTNIDEKYNNDFTTKNFLVEKDNVKIKDNFLDEIFVVVKEGDCINIITGCSHLGILNILHTAESRFKGYRIKSLIGGFHLKGMTEENIVNISEMMKGYDIQYIYTGHCTGIDEYGIMKRILGDRVSYLTTSSSIIL
- a CDS encoding response regulator transcription factor, producing the protein MAKVLVIEDEEGMRDILKTYLEKNNFDALFAEDGSTGINMFKNNLFDIVLLDVMLPDMSGWNVLRTIRESSKIPVMMITARSEEYDRLLGFELGADDYVVKPFSPREVMARIKAILSRSKWTESDNLISFSGITIDTDSRVVKVDGKKIDLTPKEFDLLNLLAQNIGKALSREKCLNVVWGYEFFGDLRTVDTHIKQLREKLGDKRDIIKTVWGYGYKLGGD
- a CDS encoding HAMP domain-containing sensor histidine kinase, coding for MRGIRKKLFITYLIITGIIFLLFYLSQVVFIGKIYTYYKINQLKSYSLKIANALATNDYKTANELMEESNAKVIAVTDTGDLVFGTHGNGQGYGIGLPKTYLNTNERLSVIEFTHPSIGVKSLAVIRSFSYNKQNAKLVLTIPLSTITDTTVIFKSEFFLMLLICIVVIIIMSVIMSKRLTKPIDDLKYAAQNIASGNLDVKLDVKTNDELEDLAMSMNSMAKNLSTAEKFKKDLIANITHDLKTPLGLIKGYCEMLLDFYGDDKEKRNRYLNAALNEVDRMSKMIDDVLSLSKLQSGLVKLKITSFNLKNLVDDVILSFEPLLHGKNINIVTENLDVIVNGDVELIRRVLMNLLSNSIKSIDEAGLITISSILEDDHAKVIVSDTGKGIEREKLQDVFKKFYKGDNKGTGLGLAIVREILDLHGSKYHIESEMNKGTSFYFTLEKENT
- a CDS encoding DUF1847 domain-containing protein, with the protein product MDSIFSCAVCSNKPCAKGDENFPKNCPTVMEKDIINESIEKYNNDDDVNKIMKIANTLPVAENGELRSRADEIINLIVQMGIKKVGVAFCYSLEKEAKKFVKMLDKYDITVVPVCCKVGSVDVKEIGIEKKRDKFIATCNPITQAEIMNKENTELNVVVGLCVGHDILFNKNSKAYVTTLVAKDRKYGHCPVKAFEE
- a CDS encoding MFS transporter; amino-acid sequence: MTNSKKKIVVSNIVLIGMVSLLIDMSTEMVYPIVPLFLTATFGASPAIVGIIEGIAESIASILKVFSGYIGDKYKNKKVLTFIGYSASAIYKILLLLAGSWIGVLIARIIDRTGKGIRTAPRDALIAQSSEKDKLGGSYGLHKMLDMAGSSVGAFIAFVVVAIGFKYRVAFMLSIIPAILGILIIPFIKEDKVKKPKSEKFTFKNLNLSLKLKLYLAVIFIFNLGNSSNTFLLLKAQNLGFSLPYVMLLYLAFNVSTSLLAIPSGKLSDKFGRRLILVSGYAIYGLVYLGFAVFDSKIMIFLLFMLYGAYTAFISGAERAFVAEASPDKYKGTVLGIYGMVQGIGLLLASIIAGAMWVRISPYAPFWFAGTLGLGSAALIAIILSVSRFHEDKESGI
- a CDS encoding ABC transporter ATP-binding protein, yielding MKKIKFIDVGFKDHDDVILKDISMEISLGYIYTIIGPSGAGKSTFIKLINRLIDPTEGKILIDDKNIKDYDIIKLRRRIGMVFQQPYLFEGTVEDNIKYGSMIRGQKDTDLDYYLSMVGLDKSYSSRKVDDLSGGEAQRISIARSLANEPTVLLLDEPTSALDPASTQVIEDLVMELKNKLNLTIIWITHNMEQAKRVGDFTIFINNGRLIEYGNTKAFFSNPKNDLTRLFINGKLTKEGIE
- a CDS encoding ABC transporter permease, yielding MNVLSLVMSSSLVLISIFISYYQKLGVEKEIIIGSIRAIVQLAIVGYILHYIFRANSILFTLAMVILMIIVAGNNAAKRGSGIPHVFYFITISIAFGAAITLTALILFGSIHFRPQEVIPVSGMIIGNAMVSSGLTVSRLKDEVKSRRHEIETYLALGANSRQASQKILKIAIKTGMMPTIDSMKTLGIVQLPGMMTGLILGGVDPVNAVKYQMMVTFMMTSTTAIACFTVALLSYTQFFTKNHQLI